A single Candoia aspera isolate rCanAsp1 chromosome 5, rCanAsp1.hap2, whole genome shotgun sequence DNA region contains:
- the CHAF1B gene encoding chromatin assembly factor 1 subunit B isoform X3 translates to MKVITCEIAWHNKEPVYSLDFQHGTDGKINRLASAGVDTTVRIWKVEKGPDGKAIVEFLSNLARHTKAVNVVRFAPSGEILASGGDDAAILLWKLNDNKELEAVAFQDDDDDNQLNKENWTVIKTLRGHLEDVYDICWTPDGNYMASASVDNTAILWDVSKGQKVSIFNEHKSYVQGVTWDPVGQYIATLSCDRILRVYNTQTKRVAFNVTKMLSGGGSEGEVKSYRMFHDDSMKSFFRRLTFTPDGSLLLVPAGCVESGENVMNTTYVFSRKNLKRPIAHLPCPGKATLAVRCCPVYFELRSARNKEETSQKIGLTNLPYRLVFAVASEDSVLFYDTQQTFPFGYVSNIHYHTLSDISWSSDGSFLAISSTDGYCSFVTFEEGELGIPLKEKPVVNIRTPNTAEKKIKRAQTPSVVSPVSKPVDGSLNKSGDPSATCTPINSKDLFSTPVVVKNIPMSSSEDKKIVQPSGHTSKVNQSRRITLNTLQAWSKSPRRVALIPLKADTPDSSRNTTQHERSSPSEDLLQNPPSPKRLRMDEIP, encoded by the exons ATGAAAGTAATCACTTGTGAAATTGCATGGCACAACAAAGAGCCAGTGTACAGCTTAGATTTCCAGCATGGAACTGATGGTAAAATCAATAGACTGGCCTCAGCTGGAGTAGACACAACTGTTCGT ATATGGAAGGTAGAAAAAGGACCAGATGGGAAAGCAATTGTGGAATTCTTGTCCAATTTAGCTCGTCATACCAAAGCTGTGAATGTTGTACGTTTTGCTCCCAGTGGTGAAATTCTAGCATCTGGTGGTGATG ATGCTGCAATTTTGTTATGGAAGTTGAATGACAACAAGGAGTTAGAAGCAGTTGCATTTCAGGATGATGACGACGATAACCAGCTGAACAAAGAAAACTGGACAGTAATCAAAACTTTAAG AGGTCACTTAGAAGATGTATATGATATTTGCTGGACTCCTGATGGAAATTATATGGCATCTGCCTCAGTTGACAACACAGCTATATTATGGGATGTCAGTAAAG GGCAAAAGGTTTCTATTTTTAATGAACACAAAAGTTATGTGCAAGGAGTTACATGGGACCCTGTAGGACAGTATATTGCAACTCTTAGTTGTGATAG GATACTGAGAGTGTATAACACACAGACCAAGAGAGTGGCATTCAATGTTACTAAAATGCTATCAGGAGGAGGATCCGAAGGAGAG GTGAAAAGCTATCGAATGTTTCACGATGACAGCATGAAATCCTTTTTCCGGAGACTGACTTTTACTCCTGATGGTTCTCTACTTCTTGTTCCTG CAGGCTGTGTGGAATCAGGCGAAAATGTAATGAACACTACTTATGTCTTCTCCAGAAAAAATCTGAAAAG ACCTATTGCTCATCTACCTTGTCCTGGGAAGGCAACCTTAGCAGTTCGTTGCTGCCCAGTCTACTTTGAACTAAGATCAGCACGTAACAAAG AAGAAACTTCCCAGAAGATTGGTCTAACAAATCTGCCTTATCGGTTGGTTTTTGCTGTTGCTTCAGAAGATTCTGTGCTCTTCTATGACACACAGCAAACCTTTCCTTTTGGTTATGTATCTAACATACATTATCATACTCTGAGTGACATTTCATG GTCTAGTGATGGATCCTTTCTTGCTATTTCTTCTACCGATGGATATTGTTCTTTTGTGACATTTGAAGAAGGTGAACTTGGAATCCCATTGAAAGAGAAGCCAGTCGTTAATATCAGAACACCTAACacagcagaaaagaaaattaaaagagcTCAGACACCAAGTGTTGTCTCTCCAGTTTCAAAACCAGTGGATGGCAGTCTAAATAAGTCTGGAGATCCATCAGCTACATGCACTCCAATCAATAGTAAAGACTTGTTCTCCACACCTGTAGTGGTTAAAAACATCCCCATGTCATCTTCCGAAGACAAAAAAATTGTGCAGCCATCAGGCCATACATCTAAAGTAAACCAATCCAGGAGGATTACACTGAATACTCTACAAGCATGGAGTAAATCACCAAG GAGAGTTGCATTGATTCCTCTAAAGGCAGATACTCCAGATTCTTCCAGAAATACAACTCAGCATG AGAGATCATCACCATCTGAAGACCTGTTGCAAAACCCACCATCACCTAAGCGACTAAGAATGGATGAAATTCCGTAA
- the CHAF1B gene encoding chromatin assembly factor 1 subunit B isoform X2 has product MRPWVVLRRMKVITCEIAWHNKEPVYSLDFQHGTDGKINRLASAGVDTTVRIWKVEKGPDGKAIVEFLSNLARHTKAVNVVRFAPSGEILASGGDDAAILLWKLNDNKELEAVAFQDDDDDNQLNKENWTVIKTLRGHLEDVYDICWTPDGNYMASASVDNTAILWDVSKGQKVSIFNEHKSYVQGVTWDPVGQYIATLSCDRILRVYNTQTKRVAFNVTKMLSGGGSEGEVKSYRMFHDDSMKSFFRRLTFTPDGSLLLVPGCVESGENVMNTTYVFSRKNLKRPIAHLPCPGKATLAVRCCPVYFELRSARNKEETSQKIGLTNLPYRLVFAVASEDSVLFYDTQQTFPFGYVSNIHYHTLSDISWSSDGSFLAISSTDGYCSFVTFEEGELGIPLKEKPVVNIRTPNTAEKKIKRAQTPSVVSPVSKPVDGSLNKSGDPSATCTPINSKDLFSTPVVVKNIPMSSSEDKKIVQPSGHTSKVNQSRRITLNTLQAWSKSPRRVALIPLKADTPDSSRNTTQHERSSPSEDLLQNPPSPKRLRMDEIP; this is encoded by the exons ATGCGTCCCTGGGTTGTGCTGCGTCG AATGAAAGTAATCACTTGTGAAATTGCATGGCACAACAAAGAGCCAGTGTACAGCTTAGATTTCCAGCATGGAACTGATGGTAAAATCAATAGACTGGCCTCAGCTGGAGTAGACACAACTGTTCGT ATATGGAAGGTAGAAAAAGGACCAGATGGGAAAGCAATTGTGGAATTCTTGTCCAATTTAGCTCGTCATACCAAAGCTGTGAATGTTGTACGTTTTGCTCCCAGTGGTGAAATTCTAGCATCTGGTGGTGATG ATGCTGCAATTTTGTTATGGAAGTTGAATGACAACAAGGAGTTAGAAGCAGTTGCATTTCAGGATGATGACGACGATAACCAGCTGAACAAAGAAAACTGGACAGTAATCAAAACTTTAAG AGGTCACTTAGAAGATGTATATGATATTTGCTGGACTCCTGATGGAAATTATATGGCATCTGCCTCAGTTGACAACACAGCTATATTATGGGATGTCAGTAAAG GGCAAAAGGTTTCTATTTTTAATGAACACAAAAGTTATGTGCAAGGAGTTACATGGGACCCTGTAGGACAGTATATTGCAACTCTTAGTTGTGATAG GATACTGAGAGTGTATAACACACAGACCAAGAGAGTGGCATTCAATGTTACTAAAATGCTATCAGGAGGAGGATCCGAAGGAGAG GTGAAAAGCTATCGAATGTTTCACGATGACAGCATGAAATCCTTTTTCCGGAGACTGACTTTTACTCCTGATGGTTCTCTACTTCTTGTTCCTG GCTGTGTGGAATCAGGCGAAAATGTAATGAACACTACTTATGTCTTCTCCAGAAAAAATCTGAAAAG ACCTATTGCTCATCTACCTTGTCCTGGGAAGGCAACCTTAGCAGTTCGTTGCTGCCCAGTCTACTTTGAACTAAGATCAGCACGTAACAAAG AAGAAACTTCCCAGAAGATTGGTCTAACAAATCTGCCTTATCGGTTGGTTTTTGCTGTTGCTTCAGAAGATTCTGTGCTCTTCTATGACACACAGCAAACCTTTCCTTTTGGTTATGTATCTAACATACATTATCATACTCTGAGTGACATTTCATG GTCTAGTGATGGATCCTTTCTTGCTATTTCTTCTACCGATGGATATTGTTCTTTTGTGACATTTGAAGAAGGTGAACTTGGAATCCCATTGAAAGAGAAGCCAGTCGTTAATATCAGAACACCTAACacagcagaaaagaaaattaaaagagcTCAGACACCAAGTGTTGTCTCTCCAGTTTCAAAACCAGTGGATGGCAGTCTAAATAAGTCTGGAGATCCATCAGCTACATGCACTCCAATCAATAGTAAAGACTTGTTCTCCACACCTGTAGTGGTTAAAAACATCCCCATGTCATCTTCCGAAGACAAAAAAATTGTGCAGCCATCAGGCCATACATCTAAAGTAAACCAATCCAGGAGGATTACACTGAATACTCTACAAGCATGGAGTAAATCACCAAG GAGAGTTGCATTGATTCCTCTAAAGGCAGATACTCCAGATTCTTCCAGAAATACAACTCAGCATG AGAGATCATCACCATCTGAAGACCTGTTGCAAAACCCACCATCACCTAAGCGACTAAGAATGGATGAAATTCCGTAA
- the CHAF1B gene encoding chromatin assembly factor 1 subunit B isoform X1, producing MRPWVVLRRMKVITCEIAWHNKEPVYSLDFQHGTDGKINRLASAGVDTTVRIWKVEKGPDGKAIVEFLSNLARHTKAVNVVRFAPSGEILASGGDDAAILLWKLNDNKELEAVAFQDDDDDNQLNKENWTVIKTLRGHLEDVYDICWTPDGNYMASASVDNTAILWDVSKGQKVSIFNEHKSYVQGVTWDPVGQYIATLSCDRILRVYNTQTKRVAFNVTKMLSGGGSEGEVKSYRMFHDDSMKSFFRRLTFTPDGSLLLVPAGCVESGENVMNTTYVFSRKNLKRPIAHLPCPGKATLAVRCCPVYFELRSARNKEETSQKIGLTNLPYRLVFAVASEDSVLFYDTQQTFPFGYVSNIHYHTLSDISWSSDGSFLAISSTDGYCSFVTFEEGELGIPLKEKPVVNIRTPNTAEKKIKRAQTPSVVSPVSKPVDGSLNKSGDPSATCTPINSKDLFSTPVVVKNIPMSSSEDKKIVQPSGHTSKVNQSRRITLNTLQAWSKSPRRVALIPLKADTPDSSRNTTQHERSSPSEDLLQNPPSPKRLRMDEIP from the exons ATGCGTCCCTGGGTTGTGCTGCGTCG AATGAAAGTAATCACTTGTGAAATTGCATGGCACAACAAAGAGCCAGTGTACAGCTTAGATTTCCAGCATGGAACTGATGGTAAAATCAATAGACTGGCCTCAGCTGGAGTAGACACAACTGTTCGT ATATGGAAGGTAGAAAAAGGACCAGATGGGAAAGCAATTGTGGAATTCTTGTCCAATTTAGCTCGTCATACCAAAGCTGTGAATGTTGTACGTTTTGCTCCCAGTGGTGAAATTCTAGCATCTGGTGGTGATG ATGCTGCAATTTTGTTATGGAAGTTGAATGACAACAAGGAGTTAGAAGCAGTTGCATTTCAGGATGATGACGACGATAACCAGCTGAACAAAGAAAACTGGACAGTAATCAAAACTTTAAG AGGTCACTTAGAAGATGTATATGATATTTGCTGGACTCCTGATGGAAATTATATGGCATCTGCCTCAGTTGACAACACAGCTATATTATGGGATGTCAGTAAAG GGCAAAAGGTTTCTATTTTTAATGAACACAAAAGTTATGTGCAAGGAGTTACATGGGACCCTGTAGGACAGTATATTGCAACTCTTAGTTGTGATAG GATACTGAGAGTGTATAACACACAGACCAAGAGAGTGGCATTCAATGTTACTAAAATGCTATCAGGAGGAGGATCCGAAGGAGAG GTGAAAAGCTATCGAATGTTTCACGATGACAGCATGAAATCCTTTTTCCGGAGACTGACTTTTACTCCTGATGGTTCTCTACTTCTTGTTCCTG CAGGCTGTGTGGAATCAGGCGAAAATGTAATGAACACTACTTATGTCTTCTCCAGAAAAAATCTGAAAAG ACCTATTGCTCATCTACCTTGTCCTGGGAAGGCAACCTTAGCAGTTCGTTGCTGCCCAGTCTACTTTGAACTAAGATCAGCACGTAACAAAG AAGAAACTTCCCAGAAGATTGGTCTAACAAATCTGCCTTATCGGTTGGTTTTTGCTGTTGCTTCAGAAGATTCTGTGCTCTTCTATGACACACAGCAAACCTTTCCTTTTGGTTATGTATCTAACATACATTATCATACTCTGAGTGACATTTCATG GTCTAGTGATGGATCCTTTCTTGCTATTTCTTCTACCGATGGATATTGTTCTTTTGTGACATTTGAAGAAGGTGAACTTGGAATCCCATTGAAAGAGAAGCCAGTCGTTAATATCAGAACACCTAACacagcagaaaagaaaattaaaagagcTCAGACACCAAGTGTTGTCTCTCCAGTTTCAAAACCAGTGGATGGCAGTCTAAATAAGTCTGGAGATCCATCAGCTACATGCACTCCAATCAATAGTAAAGACTTGTTCTCCACACCTGTAGTGGTTAAAAACATCCCCATGTCATCTTCCGAAGACAAAAAAATTGTGCAGCCATCAGGCCATACATCTAAAGTAAACCAATCCAGGAGGATTACACTGAATACTCTACAAGCATGGAGTAAATCACCAAG GAGAGTTGCATTGATTCCTCTAAAGGCAGATACTCCAGATTCTTCCAGAAATACAACTCAGCATG AGAGATCATCACCATCTGAAGACCTGTTGCAAAACCCACCATCACCTAAGCGACTAAGAATGGATGAAATTCCGTAA